From the Lathyrus oleraceus cultivar Zhongwan6 chromosome 4, CAAS_Psat_ZW6_1.0, whole genome shotgun sequence genome, one window contains:
- the LOC127075237 gene encoding probable LRR receptor-like serine/threonine-protein kinase At1g14390, with protein MNLFSAIFLVLLIPSSLAQLSQTETRILFQVQKLLEYPQVLQGWNNWTNFCFLPPSPSLKIVCSNGRVTELTVIGNRTSPSSHSSEPFQALSGTFSTDSFFTVLTKLSSLKVLSLVSLGLWGTIPEKINRFSSLEILNISSNFISGEIPDSISSMRNLKSVVFADNLLSGNIPDLTSLSSLEEVNFDGNKLGPEFPSIGNNIVKIILRKNSIRSQIPLDLSNFEKLQILDVSLNNLIGRIPNSIFSLPSLHYLNLSSNKFSGNLSMNSPCSSSSSLNYVDISHNFLVGKLPSCMVKSKAKMLYSWNCFSKKSLKDEQHSLSYCKRDAALAVKPPNRKVEKGSSMKLGLVLVIVGGVVGIACVLALIIVFILWKSKPERLNHNMGGSVAHKFSEKSNMNARHVPQTMRLGTHGQPPYNIFTEEEIEDATNNFDQSNLIGEGSQGQIYKGWLRNGSVVLINCIKIKQKGLPHSIMQQLDVLQNLRHRHMVSVLGHCLITHQDPPQVTCTVFIVHEYISNVSLRDQLTDGKKKDMLKWPQRMAISIGIARGVQFLHTGVAPGVFGNNLKIENILLDDSLNAKVSGYRIPLPSKSTVNEESDAEKEDIYQLGVILLEVITGRQITSSSEVEQLKDELERSSSEPPSSILRSTIDPSLRGSYAYESMNTAVQITINCLSKISSKRPSIEDVLWNLQYSMQVQESWTSSGNLSTKF; from the exons ATGAATTTATTTTCTGCAATTTTCCTTGTGCTGCTTATTCCATCTTCACTTGCACAATTATCACAAACTGAAACCCGAATTCTTTTTCAAGTTCAGAAGCTTCTAGAATATCCACAAGTTCTTCAAGGATGGAACAACTGGACAAACTTCTGCTTCCTCCCTCCTTCACCGTCACTCAAAATAGTTTGTTCCAACGGCCGCGTAACCGAATTAACCGTCATCGGAAACCGAACTTCTCCATCTTCACACAGCTCTGAACCTTTTCAAGCACTTTCAGGAACTTTCTCAACTGATTCATTTTTCACTGTTTTAACTAAGCTTTCAAGCTTGAAGGTTCTGTCATTAGTTTCACTAGGTTTATGGGGTACAATACCAGAAAAAATCAATAGGTTTTCATCTCTTGAAATTCTCAACATTAGTTCGAATTTCATTTCCGGTGAAATTCCTGATTCAATATCTTCGATGAGAAATTTGAAAAGTGTTGTTTTCGCTGATAATCTTTTGAGTGGAAATATTCCAGATCTCACAAGTTTATCTTCTCTCGAAGAGGTAAATTTTGATGGAAATAAATTAGGTCCTGAATTTCCTTCAATTGGAAACAATATTGTGAAAATCATCTTGAGAAAAAACTCTATAAGATCTCAGATTCCTCTTGATCTTTCAAATTTCGAAAAGCTTCAAATATTGGATGTTTCTCTAAATAACTTGATTGGGAGAATTCCAAATTCTATATTCTCTCTACCTTCACTTCATTACCTAAATTTGTCTTCAAACAAATTTAGCGGAAACCTCTCGATGAATTCGCCTTGTAGTTCATCTTCATCGTTGAATTATGTTGATATTTCGCATAATTTTCTAGTAGGAAAATTACCTTCATGCATGGTGAAATCGAAGGCGAAAATGTTGTATTCGTGGAACTGTTTCTCGAAGAAAAGTTTGAAAGATGAACAACATTCATTGTCATATTGCAAAAGAGATGCAGCTTTGGCTGTTAAGCCTCCTAACAGAAAGGTGGAGAAGGGATCAAGTATGAAATTAGGTCTTGTGCTTGTTATTGTTGGAGGTGTTGTGGGAATTGCTTGTGTTTTAGCTTTGATCATTGTTTTCATCTTGTGGAAATCGAAACCCGAAAGATTGAATCATAATATGGGTGGATCTGTTGCTCATAAGTTTTCAGAAAAATCAAATATGAATGCAA GACATGTTCCTCAAACAATGAGGCTAGGTACACATGGACAGCCACCATACAATATTTTCACAGAAGAAGAAATTGAAGATGCAACAAACAACTTTGACCAATCAAATCTAATAGGAGAAGGATCACAAGGACAG ATATATAAAGGTTGGTTGAGAAATGGTTCAGTGGTCCTGATTAATTGTATAAAGATAAAGCAAAAAGGTTTACCACATAGCATCATGCAACAGTTAGATGTATTACAAAATTTGAGGCATAGACATATGGTGAGTGTTCTAGGACATTGTCTCATTACTCATCAAGATCCTCCTCAAGTAACATGCACAGTCTTCATTGTACATGAATACATCTCAAATGTGTCTTTGAGAGATCAACTTACAG ATGGGAAAAAGAAGGATATGCTGAAATGGCCACAAAGAATGGCAATAAGCATAGGAATTGCAAGAGGAGTTCAGTTCTTACATACAGGTGTTGCTCCTGGAGTATTTGGCAACAATTTAAAGATTGAGAATATTTTGTTGGATGATAGTCTCAATGCAAAAGTCAGTGGATACAGAATTCCATTGCCATCCAAG AGCACAGTTAATGAAGAAAGTGATGCAGAAAAAGAAGATATTTATCAGCTAGGTGTTATTCTACTTGAAGTCATTACTGGCAGACAAATTACATCCTCCAGTGAAGTAGAGCAGCTCAAGGATGAG CTTGAAAGAAGTTCATCAGAACCACCATCATCaatactaagaagtacaattGATCCTTCTCTGAGAGGGAGTTATGCCTATGAATCAATGAATACTGCAGTTCAGATTACCATCAATTGTCTCTCTAAGATTTCTAGTAAGCGTCCTTCAATAGAGGATGTTCTTTGGAATTTACAGTATTCAATGCAAGTTCAAGAGTCTTGGACTAGCAGTGGGAATCTCAGCACAAAATTTTAA